The window CTCGTAAAGAGCTTCCCCAAACAAAGAAGAAGGTTCCTCGCCGGAGCGGAGGAACCGCTTTTCCATTCTTGATCGATTCGGGTGTAGCTTCCGTGCCGGTTGTTATCCCGGCTCCTTCACCCACACCCGTACCGCCTCTTCCCGGCGCGTGTAGCCAAGCCGGTCGGCCAGCTCGAGGAGCGGGATGAGGGTTTTGCGGGACAGGCCGAGGACGTCGCGCGCCTTCTGAATGGTAAACCGCCCTTCTTTGCCGGTGGCGTTCCACAGCGCGCGCAGGGCGTTCTGCACTGCCGCCGACGGGACGATGCGGTCGTCGTCCAATGGCTGGGCTTGTCCGGATGCCAGGAGGTAGGTGCGCAGGTCCTCGGCGTCGCGCTCGGCCAGGTGATGGGCCTGGCACAGCGCGCGCCAGTCGGGCGCATGGAGACCGGCCTGCTCCCATTCCGCCAGCAGGCCGTCGACAAGCGGCTTGAGCCGCTCGGGCACGTGCGGCGCAAAGGAGGCCAGGGCGACGAGGTCGCCGCCCTTGCGCAGCCAGCCCTCCTCTTCCCATGCCGCGCACAGCGCATCCCACGCCTTCGCGTCCACATCCGGCAGCACGCGCGAGTGCAGGGCCGCCTTGGCCATGCCGGCAAGGAGGGATCGCTCGCGGTGATGCCGCGCCAGCTCGTCCTGAGCCCGCGCTGTCCACTGGGCCCACGCCGCTGCGGAAACGAGCAGCGCATCGCCCCGCTGGCTCGATACGGCCAGCACGTGCACCTGCCCGTCGGCGGCGAGGCGCGCGGCATGGCTTTGCAGCATGTCGAGAGGGAGGTTGAGCCGGCTGGCCGCCTCCCGCGCCGGAAGGGCTCCCGCTTCGTCAAGGAGCCACACCAGCTGCTGGGCCGGGTCGCCCTGCCGCTTTCTCTCCAGCAAGGCGACCGTGGCCGGGCCGAAGCGGTGTTTGGGCGCGTGCGGATCGAGGACCTCTCCACCGCCGAGGGTGAGCGGCGGGGAGGGGCGACGCAGGATGAACCGGTCGCCGCGGGCCGTCACCACCGGCTCGTCCAGCACGAGCTGGCAGAGCACCTCGTCGCCGGGCCGGGCCGCGTTGCGGTCGAAAAAGACGACCCGTCCCATGACGTCGGCCGTCCCCACGAACAGGCGGATGGGGCCGCGCTGCTTGAGCGGCGCGGCGTCAGGAAGGAGGCGCAGGACCACGTCGAGGCGTTCGGTGGGCTCAAACGCCCCCGGCGTGGCGACGACATCGCCGCGGCGCACCTCGGCCGCCTCGATGCCCGCCAGGTTAAGGGCCGTGCGCTGGCCGGCAACGGCAGCTTCTTGTGGTTCACCGTGGACGTGAATGCCCCGCACGCGCACGCGCCGGCCCTGCGGCAGCACGACCAGTTCGTCGCCGGGGCGCACGGTGCCCTGGAAGAGCGTCCCCGTGACGACGGTGCCGAACCCCTTGCGCGCAAAGGCGCGGTCGACGGGGAGGCGCGCCGGACCGTGCAGCGGGCGGTTCGGCGGCGCGTCCAAAACGGCGTCGAGGGCGGCGAGGAGGGCGTCGAGCCCCGCCCCGGTCGCGGCGCTGACCGGCACGATCGGCGCGTCGGCGAGAAAGGTTTCCGCCACGGCGGCGGCGACGTCTTCGCGGGCGAGGGCGAGCATGTCCGCGTCGACAAGGTCGGTTTTGGTGAGGGCGATGAGGCCGCGCCGAATGCCGAGCAGCTCGAGGATGGCCAGGTGTTCGCGCGTCTGCGGCATGACCCCCTCGTCGGCGGCGACGACGAGAAGGGCAACGTCGATGCCGGCCACGCCGGCGACCATCTGGCGGATGAACCGCTCGTGCCCCGGCACGTCGACAAAGCCGATCCGCTTGCCGCTGGGCAGGGTGAGGTGGGCGTAGCCCGGTTCGATCGAGATCTGGCGCTCCTTTTCCTCTTTGAGCCGGTCGGTGTCGATGCCGGTCAAGGCTTTCGTCAGCGTCGTCTTGCCGTGGTCGATGTGGCCGGCGACGCCGACAAGCCAGTAGGGTGCACTCATGAGCGGCCCTCCTTCTGCGGTGCGACGTTGGATTGCGCGGCGGCCATGTTCCGGCTTGCGGCCCACAGGAGCAGGGCGTTGCCGAGGAGCAGCGAAGCGGTGACGAGAAACAGCCCGCGGAAGCCGATCCATCCGGCGAGCACCCCGCCGCTCAAGGGACCGAGCAGGTTGCCCAGGTTGATGGCGCTCGTTTGGTAGCCGAAGGCGGTGCTCTCCATGCCGGCCGGGGCGTGTTTTCGCACCAGCGCGTGCAGCGCGGGCAGTAGCCCCCCCGCCGCGAGGCCGAGCAGAAAGCGGAACACGAGGAGCTGCCACACGTTGGTGACGAAGGCCAGCGGCAGCGTCAGGAGCGCGGCGGCCAGCGACGCGCCGATGAGGACGCGATGGGCGCCGTAGCGGTCGGACCACCGGCCCAGCACGGGCGACGAAAGCAGGTTGGCCGCCCCGGCCGCGGCGATGACCAAGCCGGCGAAGAAGCTGACGTATCCGCCCGGCGCGCCGAGCTCCTTGACGAACAGGGGCATCTGCGGGGAGGGCCCCATCAGGGCAAACTGCACCACCAGGGCCGTCCCGAACAAGAGGAGCAGGGTGGGGGTGTGCAAGATGACCGCCGCGCGGGCGCGAAAGCTCGCCCCGTTCTCCTTGGGATCGGGCTTGGCGATTTCCTTGACGTACAGGTGGACCACCGTCGTCGCCAGGGCGAGCAGGAGGCCGGTGAGCCAGAACACGTGGCGGATGCCGATCCATTCGGCCAACACGCCGCCGAAGAAGGGTCCCAAGATGGATCCGGCGATGCCCCCGGCCTGCAGCATGCCGAGGGCGTACCCGACGTGCTCCCGCGGCGTGTTGGTGGCGGTCAGGGCCACCGAGGCGGGAACGAAGCCGGATATGGTCCCGTTGAGAAAGCGGAGCAGCAAAAGGTGCACGGGACTGGTGGCAAAGGCGATGAGCGCCGTGATGACCGCCATGCCGTAACCCGAGCGGAGGATCATGATTTTGCGCCCGTAGCGGTCGGCCAAGCCGCCCCAGATGGGGGCCATGACAAAGGCAGACAAAAAGTTGATCCCGAAAATGAGGCCGGCCCACCGCTGAACCTGCGCCGCGTCGGTCATGCCCAGGTCGTACAAGTAGAGGGGAAGGAAGGGCACGACCATGGACATGGCGGCCATCACCAGCCCTTGGGCCGCCATCAGGATGTACAGGTTTCGTTGCCAGGTTTCCATCGGTCAAGTCCCTTCTGTTCTCATGTGTGTTCCCTTCATTTTTTCGGGAATCGAAAGAAAAAATCCTGCTTTCGACGAACAAGCCGGGGAGGCGGATGGGTGGGGACAAGGAGCAATTGTCCGAATGGACCCGTTTGGGTATACTGATGGGGTGAGACCCCAACGGTTTGGCCCGCGCGACACGCACGCGCGCGATGCAGATGGCCCTGGGAGCGGTTGGGTGGCTGGTGCCCCCTCCGGCCTTCAAAGCCGAGCAGGACCCGCGTGCCGGGTCCGGTGGGTTCGATTCCCACACGCTCCCGCCACCATTCGCCCTCCATGATACCACAACAACGGTGGCCGTCCACTTCCCGGATGGCGATGCCCTTCCGGGAGCGGACGGCCTGTTGTGTTTCGCGCGTATCGCGTGTCGGGGCGCGATTCGCTCGGCGATCACCGTTTCTGGACCCGAAAATTGTCCAACAGGAGCAACCAATTTTGCGGAAAGGCATGCCCCAGCACCCAATAGCTGATGCCGCGCAGTCGGTACGCCTTGACCAGGTTGAATTTGGCCTGCACGCTGCGCGCGTCTTCAAACCAGACTTCGTGCCGGCGGCCTTGTGCGTCGACGTAGCGGAAAAAGGGCGCCTGTGCTTGCGGATCGTACTGAATGGTGGCGCCGTAGCGCGCGGCGCGCTGAATCGCCTCCTGCGGACTGATGCTCTGCGCAAAGGGACCTCCCCGCACGTAGGGCAGGGTCCAGTCGTAGCCGTAAAGCGGCATGCCCATCAGGATCTTGCCGCGGGGAATCGCCGTGACGGCGTAATCGAGCACCCTGCGCACTTGGTCGACCGGCGCCACCGCCATGGGCGGTCCGCCCGACCAGCCCCATTCGTACGTCATCAGGATCACGAAATCCAACAGGGCGCCGTGGGCGGGGTAGTCGTGGGCTTCATACAAGAGGCCGGGCTGGTCGGCGCGCGTCTTGGGGGCCAGCGCGCTGGAGACGAGGTACCCCTCGGGCCGCAGCCGCTCCGTCACCCGGCGGAGGAATTGGTTGTACCGCTGGCGGTCTTCGGGATACACGTATTCGAAGTTGATGATCAGCCCGCGGTACCCTTTTGCGCGCATCGTGTTGAGGACGCCGGCCAGCAGGCGTTCTTGCGCCGCGGGGTCGGTGAAGACGGCGCGGGCAATGTCGGAGCGAAACCGCCCGTCCGCAAAGTTGGTGATGACCATCAGCGGGGCGACGCGCTGCTCTTGCGCCGTCGCGAGCACCGCCTCATCGGGCAGGGGATTCAGGCTCCCGTCGGCCCGCACCTGGTAGCTGAACGGGCTGAGGTAGGTGAGCGCTGCGCCCACTTCGCGAACGATTTGCTGCCCCCTGGTGCCCATGATTTCCAAGAAGGCGTTGACCTCGATGGTTGGCTTTGGCCGCTCCGGGATGACGAGGACTTGCCCGGGGAAGATGCGCGCCGGATCGGCAATGCGGTTGGCTCTGGCGAGGGCCTCGACGGTTATGCCATACCGCTGGGCGATGCTCCACAGGCTTTCCCCTGGCTGCACCACATGGCGGTCGGGGACCGGAATGACCAGCGCTTGGCCAATGACGAGCCGGTCGGGATTGGGGAGCTGGTTGGCCCGGACGATGGCGTCGGGGCTGACCCGGTAGCGCTGCGCGATCTGCCAAACGCTTTCCCCTCGCTGCACAACGTGAATGAGCACCCGAATGCCCCCTTTGTGCCGTGTTGCTTCTCCCCTCACCTTATTCGGATGGACTGGGCAGTGTTCCAAGGCCCTGTTACGTTACCGAAAACGGAACGAGCCGGCATGTCGCCGGCTCGGCCAGGGTTAAGGATGGGGTGAAGCGTCGCGCCCGCTTGTCAGAAGCTCGCGGGTGCGCGCCACCAGCGCGGGGATCTCCTCATCGCGGATGGTGCGGAAATCGAGAAGGAAGCGGTCCTCCTGAACGCGACCCAGAACGGGCGGATCGCCAAGGCGGAAGCGGCGTTCAAGCCGGTGCGCCGGCCAATCGGGATGCGGGGAAAAGGCCACCGCCACCGTGGGAAGGGCAACACCGGGGAGGGAGCCGCCGCCCGCTTCGGAACGGTCGTCGACAAGTTCGACATTTCCCGGGTAATACCGCGCGATTTCCGCCACATACCGTCGAGCGCGCGCGGCGATTTCCGACGGGGTGGCCAGGAGC is drawn from Calditerricola satsumensis and contains these coding sequences:
- the selB gene encoding selenocysteine-specific translation elongation factor, translated to MSAPYWLVGVAGHIDHGKTTLTKALTGIDTDRLKEEKERQISIEPGYAHLTLPSGKRIGFVDVPGHERFIRQMVAGVAGIDVALLVVAADEGVMPQTREHLAILELLGIRRGLIALTKTDLVDADMLALAREDVAAAVAETFLADAPIVPVSAATGAGLDALLAALDAVLDAPPNRPLHGPARLPVDRAFARKGFGTVVTGTLFQGTVRPGDELVVLPQGRRVRVRGIHVHGEPQEAAVAGQRTALNLAGIEAAEVRRGDVVATPGAFEPTERLDVVLRLLPDAAPLKQRGPIRLFVGTADVMGRVVFFDRNAARPGDEVLCQLVLDEPVVTARGDRFILRRPSPPLTLGGGEVLDPHAPKHRFGPATVALLERKRQGDPAQQLVWLLDEAGALPAREAASRLNLPLDMLQSHAARLAADGQVHVLAVSSQRGDALLVSAAAWAQWTARAQDELARHHRERSLLAGMAKAALHSRVLPDVDAKAWDALCAAWEEEGWLRKGGDLVALASFAPHVPERLKPLVDGLLAEWEQAGLHAPDWRALCQAHHLAERDAEDLRTYLLASGQAQPLDDDRIVPSAAVQNALRALWNATGKEGRFTIQKARDVLGLSRKTLIPLLELADRLGYTRREEAVRVWVKEPG
- a CDS encoding MFS transporter yields the protein METWQRNLYILMAAQGLVMAAMSMVVPFLPLYLYDLGMTDAAQVQRWAGLIFGINFLSAFVMAPIWGGLADRYGRKIMILRSGYGMAVITALIAFATSPVHLLLLRFLNGTISGFVPASVALTATNTPREHVGYALGMLQAGGIAGSILGPFFGGVLAEWIGIRHVFWLTGLLLALATTVVHLYVKEIAKPDPKENGASFRARAAVILHTPTLLLLFGTALVVQFALMGPSPQMPLFVKELGAPGGYVSFFAGLVIAAAGAANLLSSPVLGRWSDRYGAHRVLIGASLAAALLTLPLAFVTNVWQLLVFRFLLGLAAGGLLPALHALVRKHAPAGMESTAFGYQTSAINLGNLLGPLSGGVLAGWIGFRGLFLVTASLLLGNALLLWAASRNMAAAQSNVAPQKEGRS
- a CDS encoding glycoside hydrolase family 18 protein, producing MLIHVVQRGESVWQIAQRYRVSPDAIVRANQLPNPDRLVIGQALVIPVPDRHVVQPGESLWSIAQRYGITVEALARANRIADPARIFPGQVLVIPERPKPTIEVNAFLEIMGTRGQQIVREVGAALTYLSPFSYQVRADGSLNPLPDEAVLATAQEQRVAPLMVITNFADGRFRSDIARAVFTDPAAQERLLAGVLNTMRAKGYRGLIINFEYVYPEDRQRYNQFLRRVTERLRPEGYLVSSALAPKTRADQPGLLYEAHDYPAHGALLDFVILMTYEWGWSGGPPMAVAPVDQVRRVLDYAVTAIPRGKILMGMPLYGYDWTLPYVRGGPFAQSISPQEAIQRAARYGATIQYDPQAQAPFFRYVDAQGRRHEVWFEDARSVQAKFNLVKAYRLRGISYWVLGHAFPQNWLLLLDNFRVQKR